CCTCGTCGTGGAACTGGCGCAGAACGCCGCCGACGCCGCCGCCCGGGCCAAGGTGCCGGGACGGCTGAGGCTGACCCTCCGGGACGGTGTCCTCGTCGCGGCCAACACGGGCGCCCCGCTGGACGCGGGAGGCGTGGAGTCGCTGTCCACGCTCCGCGCGTCCGCGAAGCGGGACACCCAGGGCGGCGGCCACGAGGGCGCGGTCGGCCGGTTCGGTGTCGGGTTCGCCGCCGTGCTCGCCGTCACCGACGAGCCCGCCGTCGTCGGGCGACACGGCGGTATCCGCTTCTCGCTCGCCGAGGCCCGGCTGCTCGCCGCCGACACCGCCCGGCACAGCCCGGGACTGGGCGACGAGATCCGCCGCCGTGACGGTCATGTGCCGCTGCTGCGGCTGCCGTTCGCGGCCGAGGGGACCGCTCCGGACTCGTACGACACCGTCGTCATCCTGCCGCTGCGCGACACCGCCGCCGCCGATCTCGCCGAGCGTCTGCTGCACGCGGTCGACGACGCGCTGCTGCTGGCCCTGCCCGGCCTCGACGAGGTCGTCATCGAGGTCGGCGCCGACGAGGTACGGACGATGCGACGGCGCGTGGAGGGGGCGTACGTCGTCGTGGAGGACTCGCGGGACGGGGTGACGCGCTGGCGTACCGTCGCCGAGCACGGGGCGATCGAGGCCGCGCTGCTCGCCGACCGGCCCGTCGAGGAGCGGCTGCGGCCGCACTGGTCCGTCACCTGGGCGGTGCCGACCGGGCCCGACGGGGCGCCGGTCCGGCCGCGCACCAGCCCCGTCGTGCACGCGCCGACGCCCAGCGACGAGGCCCTCGGGGTCCCCGCACTGCTCATCGCCTCCTTCCCGCTGGACACGACGCGGCGGCACGCGGCGCCCGGACCGCTCACCGACTTCCTCGTGCAGCGCGCGGCCGACGCGTACGCCGCGCTCCTCGCGGCCTGGGAGCCGGTCGGCGAGGGCATCATCGACCTCGTGCCCGGCCCGCTGGGCAAGGGCGAGCTGGACGGGGCGCTGCGGCAGGCGATCCTGGAGCGGCTGCCGCGGACCGCGTTCCTGCCGCGTGCCGTGACGCCCGAACCCGACGACGAGCTGGACGAGTTGTCCGCCGCGCTGCGTCCGCGTGACGCCGAGGTCGTCGAGGGGGCCGGCGCCGAGACCGTGCGGGTGCTCGCGGACGTCCTGCCCAGCCTGTTGCCCGCCGGGCTCGAACGGCGCGCGGAACTGCGGACGTTGGGCGTCGCACGCCTGCCGCTGGGGGACGCGATCGACCGGCTCGCGGGGCTGGAGAAGGCCCCCGACTGGTGGCGGCGCCTCTACGACAGCCTCGCCGGGGTCGACCCGGACCGGCTGTTCGGCCTGCCCGTGCCGCTCGCGGACGGACGGACCGCCATCGGCCCCCGGCAGATCCTCCTGCCGACCCCCGACGGCCCGCAGACGGCCCGCCCCGACACCCTGGCCCGCCTCGGGCTGAAGGTGGCGCACCCGGACGCCGCGCATCCGCTCCTGGAGAAGCTGGGCGCGCTGCCCGCGACCCCGCGTGCCGTGCTCACCACCCCGCAGGTGCGGGCCGCCGTGGCCGCCTCACTGGACGACGACGGCGGTGTCTGGGACGAGGAGGACGGACGGCCGGACGCCGAGGAACTGGCCGATCTCGTCCTCGCCCTGGTCCGCGACGCGGCCCTCGACCCCGGGGACGAGCCCTGGCTCGGCGCCCTCGCCCTGACCGACGAGGACGGTGAACTGGCCCCCGCCGGTGAGCTCGTCCTCCCCGGCAGCCCGTTCGCCCGGGTCATGCGCGAGGACGAACTCGCCCTCGTCGACGCCGAACTGGCCGACCGCTGGGGCGAACAGCCCCTGGCCGCCTGTGGAGTGCTCGCCAATTTCGCCCTCGTACGCGCCACCGACGTCGTCCTCGACCCCGACGAACTGGAGCCGCGCGACGGGGACTTCGCCGAGCCCGACGACGCCGGTCTGCTGGACGCGGTGGACGTGTGGTCCGAGGACATCCTCGACCGGTTCCCGGACAGCCCGGTGCCGCCGGTCGCGACGGAGATCGTGGCCGTGCGCGACCTGGACCTCGTCGACGAGGACCGCTGGCCGGAGGCGCTCGCCCTGCTCGCCCGCCCGCCGCTGCGCGACGCGCTGGTCCAGCCGGTGCGCATCCTGCTCCCGGACGGTACGCACGAGATCGTCCGCCCCTACACGGCCTGGTGGCTGCGCGGCCACCCCGTCCTCGACGGCCGCCGCCCGGCGGGCCTGCTCGCGGCCGGCGGCGACCCGCTGCTGCGCGGCCTGTACGACGAGGCCGACGCCACCGGCTTCGACGACGAGCAGGTCCTGCGGGCGCTGGGCGTGCGCACCTCGGTGGCCGCGCTGCTGGACGAGCCGGGCGGCGCCGCCGAACTGCTGGACCGTCTGGCCGACCCCGGCCTCCCGGTGTCCGCCACGCAACTGCACGGCCTGTACGGCGCGTTGGCCGACCTCGACCCCGAACAGGTCACCCTGCCCGATGAGTTGCGCGCTGTGCTGGACGGCGAGGTGACCGTCGTGGACGCGGCCGACGCCGTGGTCGTCGACTCGCCCGACCTGCTTCCCTTCACCTCCGGTGTGCCGCTGCTCCCCGTACGGCCTTCGCGGGCCGCGGAGTTGGCCGAGCTGTTCCAGGTGCGGCGGCTCAGCGAGTCGGTGACCGGGGACGTCGACTCGGAGGGCACGGAGCACGACGTACCGGAGTCGGTGCGGGTCCTGCTCGGCCCGGCCACCCCGTCGTCGTACGTCGAGCACGAGGAACTCGTCGTCGACGGTGTCGAGTTGGACTGGCGCCGCACCCGGGACGGCGTGCTGCACGCCGCCACGCTGGAGGGCGTCGCGGCCGGGCTGGCCTGGGCGGCGGGGCAGTGGCCGCGTCGCTTCGAGGTGGCCGCGCTGCTCGAAGACCCGTCCAGGACAGAGGAGTTGGCGCGCGACCGCTGGTTCGACTGACCAAACCTCCGCGGTGTGATCCGCGCAACATTCGCAAAGGTTGTTCACAACTCGTACAACCATTCCCACGAGCCCCGAGTCTGATCTGGTGAGCCACCCGGCTCTGCCAGACACTCGGGCCCCGTGTGCCGACACTTCGTGCGTCATCTTCGCCGCGGGTCCCCTTCTACGTGGGGAATACATTGCACAAGCGTGCGACTTTGGGTGTCGTCGTCACCGGCGCCCTGGCTCTGACCGCCCTTGCTGCTCCGGCCGCGCAGGCCGACGAGAAGTACGGCAACATCAAGGTCACCAGTGTTTCCGTCAACGGCGGCAAGGCCGTCGTCGTCGGCGCGAAGGCCAAGAAGACCATCACGCTCAAGTTCACTGTCACGGACAACTCCGGCCACCGCATGGCCACGGCGTACCTGTACCGCGGTGCGAACATCGACACCGCCGACAGCGCTGCCTCGCCGAGCAAGGACCCGATCACCTGCAAGAAGGTGACGTCGACCAAGTCCAACTGCACGGCGAGCTTCACCTTCACGCCGAACTACAACGCCATCAACTCCGTCGCGGGCACGTGGAAGACCTGGGCGATCGCCCAGGCCAAGGACTACGACTACGTCCAGAAGGACAACCTGAAGTCGTTCAAGGTCCTGCGCGCCGCCCAGCTCGCGGGTGCCAACGCCTCGCCGGAGCCGGTCGCCAAGGGTGCGACGATCACCGTCACCAGCAAGCTGACCCGCGCCAACTGGAACACCGGGGTGAACGGCGCGCTCGGCGGCCAGCCGGTGCAGCTGCAGTTCAAGAAGGCGGGCGCGACCGCCTACAAGACGGTCAAGACCGTCAACTCCGCCTCCACGGGCGCTGTGTCCAGCACCGTCAAGGCGAGCGTCGACGGCACGTACCGCTACGTCTTCGCGGGCACCTCGACCACGGCGGGCGCGACTGCCACGGGCGACACCATCGACGTGAAGTAAGCAGCTCGACCCAGGGGGATGCGCCGGGCGAACCGGCGCGTCCCCCAACCGCAGAGCCCGCGGGTCAACCGACTCGCGACCACCCGGGGCCACGTCACGACGACCGTCGGCCCCACCTCACCACCGGGGGAATACATGCGTATGCGTGCCACTGTGATCGCCGTCTCGGGCGCCCTCGCCCTGTCCGCCTTCGCCGTTCCGGCCGCGCAGGCCGATGACGCGCCCGGTGCCCTCGGGGCGTCGGTCACGCCGTTCGGGGCCCTCGCGGACGAGATCGTCGGCGACACCGTCATCAAGAAGGTCACCGTCAACGGTGGCAAGGACATCGTGGTCGGCACCTCCAAGAAGAAGAGCGTCACCCTCTCGGTCACCGCGACCGACCCGTCGGGCATCGAGGACGGCTACGCGTTCCTGTGGAAGGGGAACGACATCGACTCCGGCGATGTCGTGGGCGCGATGGTCCCGGACGCGGACAACGGCACCTGCACCGCCGTCGACGCGACCACGTCCACCTGCAAGGTGACCGTCGTCGCCGACCCGAAGGACAACATCTACGGCAACGTGCTGGCCGGCAAGTGGCACGTCTTCGCCGGTGCCCTGGGCAAGGACGGCGACTACAACATCCAGGAGAAGCACTCCAAGGCCAGCGTCAAGCGCGCGTCCGCGCTGACCGTCAACGCCTCTCCCGAGCCGGTCAAGAAGGGCAAGACCATCACGGTCTCCGGCAAGCTGACCCGCGCCAACTGGGACACCCTCAAGTACGCGGGCTACACCGGCCAGTCCGTGAAGCTGCAGTTCAAGAAGAAGGGCACGTCCGCCTACAAGGACGTCAAGACGGTCAAGTCCGGCTCCGGCGGGGCGCTGAAGACCACCGTCAAGGCGGCCGCCGACGGTTCGTTCCGCTTCGTGTTCGCGGGCACCTCCACCACGCCGGCCGTGACCTCCGCGGCCGACGCGATCGACGTGAAGTAGGTCGCGGGCAGCGGTGAGAGACAGGGGCGTCGGTCCGGGTTCTTCCGGGCCGGCGCCCTTTTCGTAGAGCGGGAGCGGACTTTCGTAAGAAGTGGACGCACGGTCCGTTGTGGTCAGAGGCGAGGACGCCGGCCGGCGGCGGGTCCGGTTTCCCCTACGGGCGTACGCCTGCTCCCGCGCGGGCGTACGCCCAGCGCGCGGTGCCCGTGCTACGCGGGGAAGCGGCGGTCCACCCATCTCCACAGGAACTCCAGGATCGCCCCGGCCCCGGCCGCGACGGCGACCGCCGTCCACGGCATCGTCGTACCGACCAGGCGCAGCGCGAAGAAGTCCTGGAGCCAGGGGACGACGAGGACCAGCAGGAACCCGGCCCCCATCGCGGCGACCAGACCGAGACGCCACCAGGTGTAGGGGCGGGCGATGATGGCCAGCACCCACATGGAGATCAGGAAGAGCGTGAGGGTGGCGGCGCTGGTCTCGGCCTCCAGCGCGCCCTCGCCCGTGTAGTGGTGGCGGGCGATCAGGTAGGTGGCGAAGGTCGCCACGGCCGCCAGTACGCCGCCCGGGATGGAGTAGCGCATGACCCGGCGGACGAAGTGCGGTCTCGCCCGCTCCTTGTTGGGGGCGAGGGCGAGGAAGAACGCCGGGACGCCGATCGTCAGGGTGGAGAGCAGGGTCAGATGGCGGGGGAGGAAGGGGTACTCCACCTGCCAGCAGACGACCAGGATGGCGAGGAGCACCGAGTAGACCGTCTTCACCAGGAAGAGCGTCGCCACGCGGGTGATGTTGCCGATGACCCGGCGGCCCTCGGCGACCACCGACGGCAGGGTCGCGAAGCTGTTGTTGAGCAGGACGATCTGGGCCACGGCTTTCGTCGCCTCCGACCCGGAGCCCATCGCCACACCGATGTCGGCGTCCTTGAGGGCCAGGACGTCGTTCACCCCGTCGCCGGTCATCGCCACCGTGTGGCCGTGGGACTGGAGCGCGCCGACCATGTCCCGCTTCTGCTGGGGGGTCACGCGGCCGAACACGGTGCCCGCATCGAGGGCCGTCGCCATCTCCCCGCGCTCGGCGGGCAGCCGGCGGGCGTCGACCACGTCGCCGCTCAGGCCGAGCTTTCCGGCCACCGCGCCGACCGACACCGCGTTGTCGCCGGAGAGGACCTTCGCCCGTACGTTCTGCTCCTCGAAGTAGCGCAGGGTGTCGGAGGCGTCCGGGCGCAGCCGCTGTTCGAGGACGACGAGGGCGGCCGGGTGCGCGCCCGTCGCGACCTCGGGGTCGTCCAGTTCCCGGGTCACCCGGGCCAGCAGCAGCACCCGTAGCCCGTCCTCGTTCAGCCGTTCGGTCTCGGTGAGGGCCGGGTCGTCGTCGGGGAGGAGGACGTCGGGGGCGCCCAGCAGCCAGGTGCTGGAGTCGCCGTCGCCCTCGTTGAAGGCCGCGCCGCTGTACTTGCGGGCCGAGGAGAAGGGCAGTGACTCGGTGCAGCGCCAGTCCTCGCCGTCCGGGTAGGCGTCGATGATCGCCTGGAGGGAGGCGTTCGGCCGGGGGTCCGACGTGCCGAGGGCGCCCAGCACACGGCGTGCGTACGACTCGTCCGTCCCGCCCAGGGGGCGCAGCTCGGTGACGTCCATGCCGCCCTCGGTGAGCGTGCCCGTCTTGTCCAGGCAGACGGTGTCGACGCGGGCCAGGCCCTCGATGGCCGGCAGCTCCTGCACCAGGCACTGTTTGCGGCCGAGACGGATGACGCCGATGGCGAAGGCGACGGAGGTGAGGAGGACGAGGCCCTCGGGGACCATCGGGACGATGCCGCCGACCGTGCGGGCGACGGAGTCCTTGAAGTCGTTCTCCTTCACGATCAGCTGGCTGATGATCAGGCCGATCGCGGTCGGGACCATCATCCAGGTGACGTACTTGAGGATGGTGGAGATGCCGGAGCGCAGCTCGGAGTGGACGAGGGTGAAGCGGCTCGCCTCCTCGGCCAGCTGGGCCGCGTACGCCTCCCGTCCGACCTTGGTCGCGGTGAACGCGCCGCCGCCCGCGACCACGAAACTGCCCGACATCACCTGGTCGCCGGGCTGTTTGACGACCGGATCGGCCTCGCCGGTGAGCAGTGACTCGTCGATCTCCAGCCCGTCGGTCTCGACGCACTCCCCGTCGACGACGATCTTGTCGCCCGGCCCGATCTCGATCAGGTCCCCGAGGACGATCTCGGAGGTGCCGACCGGCGTGGCGGCGCCGTCCCGCCGGACCGTGGGCTTCGCCTCGCCGATCACCGCCAGGGAGTCGAGGGTCTTCTTCGCCCGCCACTCCTGGACGATGCCGATGCCCGTGTTGGCCAGGATCACGAAGCCGAAGAGGCTGTCCTGGATCGGCGCGACGAAGAGCATGATCACCCAGAGGACGCCGATGATCGCGTTGAACCGGGTGAAGACGTTCGCGCGGACGATGTCCACCGTGGAGCGGCTGCTCCGTACGGGTACGTCGTTCACCTCGCCGCGGGCCACCCGCTCGGCCACCTCGGCGGCCGTCAGACCACGCGCCCGTCGCGTGTCCAGGGGGGCCGAGGCGGCGGTGGGGTGCACAGGGTCGAGGTCGGTGCCCGCGTCGATGTGCGTCATGCATTCGACGGTACGTGCGGATTTGGGGGTTCACCCACCGAGTGTGCGAAAGATCCGACCTGGGGAGGAGGGTTTGCTCCGCCGTGGTGCCGGGGTCGTACGTGCCCGGCGTGCGGTGGGTGCCCTCGGTTGATGCCGGTCCCGGGGGTCGCGCCCCCGGACCCCCGTCTGTCGCCCTTCGGGCTCGTCCTCAAGCGCCGGTCGGGCTCAGGCGCCGGTCGGGCTCAGGCGCCGGTCGGGCTCAATTGGTGGCGGGCCGTGCCTCCACGTCGCCGGCCTCGGTCTCGCCGGTCCCGCCGGTCCCGTCGGTCCCGTCGGTCTCGCCGGTCTCGTCGGCTTCGGCCTCGGCCGTGGCCTTCCGTGCCGCGTCGCGTTTGATCGCCGCGTCCCGTCTGCGGACGTAGTAGATGCCGATGAAGCCGAGTCCGCCGCCCGCCAGGCAGGTCCACACCCACCAGGTGTGCCCGTGGTCCTCGTACCAGCCGTAGAAGGGGAGCTGGACGACGAAGAGGACGAGCCACAGGATCGTGCCGCCGATGATGGTCGGCACGATGGGCCCTTCCAGGGGCTCCGGTGCCTCGTGCTTGGGGGTCCACTTCGCCATGGGCACAGCTTACGAGGCGCCGGGGTCTACGCGCGGAGATGGCTTCGGCCGCAATGTATGTTCATACTGAAACGGTTTCTGACTGGCCACTTCTGTTCGTAGAAAACTCCAACAACGCCTGAAGGTCTGTTGGGGATGAGGTCTCGTATGTCCCCGCAGGGTTTCTCCCTCGACCGCTACTTCAGGATCACGGAGCGCGGCAGCACACTGTCGCGTGAGATCCGGGGCGGGTTCGCCACCTTCTTCGCGATGGCGTACATCATCGTGCTCAACCCGATCATCCTGAGCAGCGCGAAGGACATGTACGGGCACCAGCTGGACTACGGCCAGCTGGTCACCGCCACCGCGGTCACCGCCGCCTTCACCACCCTCCTCATGGGCGTCATCGGCAACGTGCCCATCGCGCTGGCGGCGGGGCTCGGCGTGAACACGGTCGTCGCCCTCCAGCTCGCGCCGCGCATGTCGTGGCCGGACGCGATGGGCATGGTGGTGCTGGCCGGTTTCGTCGTGATGCTGCTGGTGGCGACGGGCCTGCGGGAGCGCGTCATGAACGCGGTGCCGCTGGGCCTGCGCAAGGGCATCTCCATCGGTATCGGCCTGTTCATCATGCTGATCGGGCTGGTCGACGCCGGCTTCGTCACCCGGATCCCGGACATCGCCAGGACGACCGTGCCGCTCCAGCTCGGCGCTGACGGGCATCTCAACGGGTGGCCGGTGCTCGTCTTCGCCCTCGGCGCGCTGCTGACGCTCGCGCTGATCGTGCGCAAGGTGCCGGGCGCGATCCTCATCTCGATCGTCGCGATGACGCTGCTCGCGGTGGTCGTCGAGGCCGTCGCGAAGCTTCCTGCCGGTTCCTGGGGCCTGACCACCCCGAAGTGGCCCGGCAACCCGGTCGCGACCCCCGACTTCGGGCTGCTCGGCGAGGTCAGTCTCTTCGGCGGCTTCGACAAGGTCGGCCTGGTGACGGGCGTCCTCTTCGTCTTCACGGTCCTGCTGTCGTGCTTCTTCGACGCGATGGGCACGATCATGGGCGTCGGCGATGAGGCCAAGCTGACCGACGCGGACGGTCAGATGCCGGGCATCAACAAGGTGCTCTTCGTCGACGGCATCGCCGTCGCGGCCGGTGGTGCCAGCTCCTCGTCCGCCACGACCTGCTTCGTGGAGTCGACGGCGGGTGTGGGCGAGGGGGCGCGTACCGGCTTCGCGAACGTGGTCACCGGTGGCCTGTTCGCCGTCGCGCTGTTCCTCACTCCGGTCGCCACCATGGTCCCCTCCCAGGCGGCCACTCCGGCACTGCTCGCGGTCGGGTTCCTGATCCTCGCGAACTCCGTCCGCGAGATCGACTGGGCCGACTACACGATCGCGATCCCGGCCTTCGTGACGATGGTGATGATGCCGTTCACCTACTCGATCACCAACGGCATCGGCATGGGCTTCATCACCTTCGTCGTGCTGCGCCTGGCCGCGGGGCGCGGTCGCGACGTTCCGGTCGCGATGTACGCGGTGTCGGCGGTCTTCCTCTTCTACTACCTGATGCCGGCGCTGGGCCTGACGTGAGCGGACGCGGCCGCTGCCGGTGACCCCGCCTCCCCGGTCCTCGGTCCCTCACGTCGCCCCGGCCCTCAGGTCACCCCGTAGAACTTCTCCGTCTCGTCGACGGCGGTCTGGAACCGCTCGTCGAAGTCGTCCCGAATGAGCGTCCCGATCACGTAGTCCTGGACGCTCATTCCCCTTTTCGCCGCGTGGGTCCGGAGCCGTTCGAGCAGCTCCTCGTCTATCCGCAGGCTGAGCACAGTGGTCCCCATGTGTACGAGGGTCAGGTGCGCTCTGATGCGTCGTGTCATGTTCTGCGTACTAGTCACTCATATGAGTGATCCGGGGATTGGATCGGCGTGAGTGGCGGGGCTCACGGGCACGGCTGTGGAGTTTCGGTGGTCTTTAGGGAGAGTAATGAGTTAGGCTAAAGAACATGCCTGACCTGAACCATGGCGACGACGAGGCCGCTGTGAACGCCCTCCGCTCCGCCGTGATGCGCCTGTCCCGTCGGCTCAAGCATCAGCGGGTCGACGAGTCGCTGAGCCCGACCGAGATGTCGGTGCTCGGCACGCTCGCTCGTTGCGGTACGGCCACCCCCGGTGAGCTGGCCCGCAAGGAGCATGTGCAGCCGCCGTCGATGACCCGGATCGTCGCCCTGCTGGAGAGCAAGGGGCTGGTGAAGCTGGAGCCGCATCCCGAGGACCGGCGGCAGAAGGTGGTCACCCAGACCGAGCGGGCCGAGGCGATGCTGGAGGAGAGCCGACGCAAGCGCAACGCGTTCCTCGCGTCCCTGGTCGAGGGACTCGACGAGGAGGAGTGGGCCGCGCTCCGGACCGCCGCGCCGGTGCTGGAGAAGCTCGCGCACCTCTGATCCCGGGACCGGCCGCCGGGTGCGCCGCCTTCGTGGGCGGCACGCCGGTGCAGCCGCCGGTGCGCCCCGGCATACAGCCCGTGCGCCTTCGGGGTCGGGCATGGGCCGACCCGAAAACCAGCAGACAGAACAGGAGCGGTGAGGCTCACGCAACCCCATGACGTACACGCGTTTCACGCAAGGAGGCGAGCCCCTTTGAGTACGGGCCCCGGAACACCTTCCGTCCCCGCACCCCCGCCCACCCACGAGCCCCGGCCCACCCCCGCCGTACCGGAGGCCCCGCCGGATACCACCGGCCAGGTGAACAAGAGCGAGACACCGGGGGACTCCGGCTCGCCGACCGCGCCCGGCTCGCCGACGGGCCCCGCCGCGACCGGGAGCCCCGACGTCGCCGCCCCGCCCGCGCCCGCCATCCCGCCCGCTCGCCGCCCGGCGGCGCACGGCTCCGAGCCCGGCCGTTCCCCGGCCGGTGCGGCTGAGGCCTCGCGGGCCTCCATGTTCCGGTCGTTGAGGGTGCGGAACTACCGGCTGTTCTTCGTCGGGCAGGTCGTGTCGAACATCGGCACGTGGATGCAGCGCATCGCGCAGGACTGGCTGGTGCTGAGCCTGACGGGGTCGTCGACGGCCGTCGGTGTGACGATGGCGCTCCAGTTCCTTCCGATGCTGCTGTTCGGGCTGTACGGCGGCGTGCTCGTCGACCGGTTCCCCAAGCGGCGCCTGCTGTTCGTGACGCAGACGTCGATGGCGGTGACGGGGCTGGCGCTGGCCGCGCTGACGCTCTCGGACCAGGTGCAGGTGTGGCACGTGTACGTGGCCGCCTTCGCCGTCGGTATGGCCACGGTCGTCGACAACCCGGCCCGGCAGTCGTTCGTGTCCGAGATGGTCGGGCCGGACCAGCTGCAGAACGCCGTCAGCCTCAACTCGGCGAACTTCCAGTCGGCCCGTCTCGTCGGCCCCGCCGTCGCCGGAGTGCTGATCACCACCGTCGGCACGGGCTGGGCCTTCCTCTACAACGGCCTCTCCTTCGTCGCCCCCATCATCGGCCTGCTGCTGATGCGGACCCGCGACCTGCACCCCGTCCGCCGCGCCCCCCGCGCCAAGGGCCAGCTCCGCGAGGGCCTGCGCTATGTGGCCGGACGCCCCGAACTGCTGTGGCCCATCGTCCTCGTGGGCTTCATCGGCACCTTCGGCTTCAACTTCCCCGTCTGGCTCTCGGCCTACGCGGACGACGTGTTCCACGCGGACGCCGGCTCGTACAGCCTCTTCAACACGCTGATGGCGGTCGGCTCCGTCGCCGGCGCCCTGCTCGCGGCCCGCCGGGGCACCGCCAGGTTGCGCGTGCTGCTCGGTGGCGCGCTCGCCTTCGGGCTGCTGGAGATCGTGGCGGCGCTGGCCCCCGCGTACTGGATCTTCGCCCTGCTGATGGTCCCGATAGGGATGTTCGGCCTGACGGTGAACGTCACCGCCAACACGGCCATCCAGATGAACACCGACCCCGCGATGCGCGGCCGCGTCATGGCCCTCTACATGATGGTCTTCCTGGGCGGTACGCCGCTGGGCGCGCCGGTCGCCGGCTGGGTCACCGACGCGTACGGCGCCCGGCTCGGCTTCGTCGCCGGCGGTGTCGTCGCCACGGTCGCCACGGTCGTCGTCACTCTGTTCCTCGTCAGGGCCGGGGGGATGCGACTGTCGGTGGCGTGGCGGCGCGGGCACCCACGGGTCCGCTTCGTGCCCGCCCGGCGAGCCGCCGCGGACCACGCGGAGCAGGCTGGAGAAAAGCCCGAGGAGCAGACGGTGTCCGTGACGAGCGCGGCCTAGCGCTGGAAGGGTGGCACTCATGCGTACGACGAGTACCGTGCGGCTGTTCGCCGCGGTGTTGCCGCCCGATGAGGTGGTCGATGAACTCGGCCTGGTGGTCGGGGAGTTGAAACGGCTGGCCGGTGCGGACCGGTTGCGGTGGACCGCGCCGCCCGGCTGGCACTTCACGCTCGCCTTCTACGGGGAGGTCGAGGAGGACGTCGTCCCGGAGCTGTCGCGGCGGCTGGAGCGTGCCGCGGGCCGGAGCGAGCCGTTCCGGCTGGCGGTGCGCGGTGGCGGCCGGTTCGGGCACGGGCGGGCGCTGTGGGCGGGGGCCGAGGGGGACGTCGGCGCGCTGCGGATGCTGGCCGACCGGGCGGAGGCGGCGGCGCGGAAGGCCGGGGTGCCGATGGGGGAGCACCGCCGGTACACGCCCCATCTGACGGTGGCCCGCAGCCGGGTGGATCTCGACGTACGGCCGTACGTCGCCGTGCTCGACGCCTTCGCCGGGAGTCCGTGGACGGTGTCCGAGCTGGCGTTGGTGCGCAGCGATCTGCCGACGTCCGGGGTGGCGGGTGAGCAGCCGCGGTACGAGGCGGTGGCGCGGTGGGGGCTCGGGGCGGCCGGATGACCGTTCGGGCCGCCGGTTAGGCTCGGGGGGTGGACCCGAAGACCCGTAACCGGATCATGGCCGGTGTGCTCGTGCTGATGTTCGCCGTGGTGGCTGTGGCGGCGGCGCTCGGTAAGTGACCGCCGCGCTCCGGCGCCGTCGGGGAACTGCGGACCGTACTGACGCGCCTCCCAGGTGAGGGCTGGTCGCGCAATTCCCCGCGCCCCTCAAGGGCAGGGGCGGCCGGCGGTCACCAGGCGAAGGCCTCCGGGGACGGACCCGGGCCCGGGAAGATCTCGTCCAGGGCGCTCAGGAGCTCCTCGCTCAGGGTCAGCTCGGACGCGCGGATCGCGGAGTCGAGCTGCTGGGCCGTCCGGGGGCCGACGATCGGTCCGGTGACGCCGGGGCGGGTGAGGAGCCAGGCGAGGGCGGCCTCGCCCGGTTCGACGCCGTGCTTGTCGAGCAGGTCCTCGTACGCCTGGACCTGGGCGCGTACACCGCTGTCGGCGAGGGCGTCGGCGGCACGGCCGGAGGAGCGGCGACCGCCCTCGGCCTCCTTCCTGATGACGCCGCCGAGCAGCCCGCCGTGCAGCGGCGACCAGGGGATGACCCCGAGGCCGTACTCCTGCGCGGCCGGGATGACCTCCATCTCGGCGCGGCGCTCGGCGAGGTTGTAGAGGCACTGCTCGCTGACGAGGCC
The DNA window shown above is from Streptomyces akebiae and carries:
- the thpR gene encoding RNA 2',3'-cyclic phosphodiesterase — protein: MRLFAAVLPPDEVVDELGLVVGELKRLAGADRLRWTAPPGWHFTLAFYGEVEEDVVPELSRRLERAAGRSEPFRLAVRGGGRFGHGRALWAGAEGDVGALRMLADRAEAAARKAGVPMGEHRRYTPHLTVARSRVDLDVRPYVAVLDAFAGSPWTVSELALVRSDLPTSGVAGEQPRYEAVARWGLGAAG